The Odocoileus virginianus isolate 20LAN1187 ecotype Illinois chromosome 24, Ovbor_1.2, whole genome shotgun sequence nucleotide sequence GTATATTACTATAGAAATGTATCATTGAAATTAAGGACATTTAGGAATATTCAGTTTCAGTGAGTTATTTTTCAACTGCTAACCTAAGGAAATGCAAGATTCCTTCAGGGAATAAAAATGTTGCCCTGATCACTTAGATCAGAAGAGGCATCAAGGATTGGAAAGGATccacaaaggaaaggaagaagccaCTGACCATGTCGTCTTTGCAATTCTGTCCAGAACCTAACTTCTGTATGCTCATTTTAGAAACAGGAGTGCATCGCCCCGGTACTTGGGTTTTTCAAGCAGTATCCTTCTACTCGTAGCTGTGGGCCCTACTTAAATCCAGGAAATGGTGGGTAGGTTTGCTATGCCActctaggacagaggagcctggcaggctacagtccttggggttacaaagagtcagacttggctgaagcgactgagcacacacacacacacacacacacacacacacactaggggTGGAATTTTCCACAGGCCTCGTTTCCAACCTAAGCTCCCTGTGAGAGAAAACATCTGGATGGCTTTTTCCCCATTATGATGACTCACTCATTTATCTCCCTGTAACTTTAACCTGAAATCATTATCCAATGGCCCTATGAACTTATGGCCTTTGTCCTTCAAAGATTCAGGAAATTTCCCGCTTaggaaaactatagctttcagAGCCTTTTGCAAACTCAGCTACAAATTCTGATATCTAATTTACACCAAACTCACCTTAATATGCATATATGAGAACAAGTGGGAAATATTGATGAATATGGTCTAAGCAAATTTTTAGTGTCACATGaatatttaatcaattttttgCCTCTGAGAAAATTGAACTGAATGATCCACTGTATAATAgatctatattattttttctttagtcctttctgattaatttttccaaatttgacaTTATGAACAGTCAGAAAATTCCTAATGTCAGTGATGCAATATCTTGCTTTATGTATTTCCCTTACAATTACTTGTCATTATCTCTCTTTATTCTGCCTTCAAAAACACTGTAAATGCTTTCCCAGTGTTCTTTGCAGAGCTGCTTTCACCTCcttgttcctcaggctgtagatgagAGGATTCAGCATGGGAATGACTACACTATACAGCACAGAGAAGACCAGCTCCAGAGAGGATCCTGAGGTTGGCGTGAAATAACGGAGAAAACCTGAACCATAGAACAAGATTACTGTGGTGAGGTGGGAGGAGCATGTAGAAAAAGCTTTGCTTCTGCCAGAGGTAGAGGTGATGCTCAAGATGGTGGAGACTATGCAGGCGTAAGAGAAGAAGATTGAGAGGGAAGTTACAAGGCCATGTGGGATGAGGGAACAGAACATGACAATGAGGTTGGTGGAAACATCTGagcaagagagaaggaagagagagggcaGTTCACAGCTGTAGTGTGGAATGATATGGGTATCACAGAAGTCCATTTTCGTTGCCAGAGGGACATTGATGAGTGTGTTCAGAATGCCCAGGCTCCATGAACCCCACACAAGCAGTACATACCGCTGTTTACTCATCACCTGGTCGTAGAGTAGTGGTTGGCAGATGGcgacatagcggtcataggccatgactGAGAGTAGATAGGCTTCAGTCCCTGCAgtgataaacacaaagaaaacctgAGCCAGACAGCTCTCTACTGAAATGGTTTTCCTTTTAGAAAGGAGGTTTTCCAACATCTTGGGCACAgtaacagaagagaaacagagatcTAAGAAGGAGAGGTGACTCAGGAAgtagtacatgggggtgtgaagGTGAGAATCAGCTCTGATTACCAGCATCATTGTCATGTTTCCTGTCAAGGTCAGGAGGTAAACCAGCAGGAACAGCACAAAGAGCAGAGCCTGGACATGGGGATCACTAGACAGCCCGAGGAGGATAAATTCCATGATGGTGCTGTGGTTTCCCAAGGCCATTTACAGAGACTTGTCCCTAAATATGATAAAGAAAAGCATGACAGTGAAATTTCTACTATCCTTCTCCAAGCAATTTTCATACTGTACTGATTGTCTTTTAATATCACAAGTATTCAGGAAATATGACTTCAACTTGGGTCAAGTTTTGTGTCAGTCTCATGGAACATAGAGAATAAAATTCactgctaattttttaaaaggcagtagttcaaaaaagaatataaaaatagaggTAAGTAATTGAAACAGTGTGATTAACTTCAGTGGAACTCTGTGATTTAGAGAAAAGTCGGTGATATCATCTAATTTAAGGTAGTGGAGCAAAATTGTTAAGGGTAAGTATCATTTCTCTATGGAGCCATGGAATGGAAGCACGTGTAGATTGAGGTAGCTGTGTagatggacttccctgtggctcagatggtaaagtgtctgcctacaattcaggagacccaggttcaatctctgggtcgggaagatctcctgtgtAGATGTTCAAGGCCTTCAAAAGCTAGAATTGACACtgcaaaaagatgttcttttcatcataggagactagAATGCAAGAGTAGAAAGTCAatagatacctggagtaacaggcaaatttggccttggagtacaaaatggagCAGGGCATACACTAGcagagttttgccgagagaacgcactggtcatagcaaacaccttcttctgACAATATAAGAGATGATGCTACACATGAGCATCActggatggtcaataccaaagtcagattgattatattctttgctgaggttgcagaagctctatacagtcagcaaaaacaagactgggagctgactgtggttcagataaCAAaatccttattgtaaaattcagacatattgaagaaagtaggcaaaaccactagaccattcaggtatgacctgaatcaaattcTTAATGATTATACAGTTTAAGTGAcaaatattcaagggattagatctgaattAGATCTAATCTTCAGGATTAGaatgcctgaagatctatggatggagattcataacattgtacaggaggcagtgataaaaaccattcccaagaaaaagaaatgcaaaaaggcaaaatggttgtctgaggaggccttacaaatagctgagaaagaggagaagtgaaaggcaaaggacaaaaggaaagatatagccatctgaatgcagagttccaaaaaatagcaaggagagactaGAAAGGCTTCCTAGGTGAACAATGCAacgaaatagagaaaaacaataaaatgggaaagactagagatctcttcaagaaattggacgtaccaagggaacatttcatgaaaagatgggcacaataaaggacagcaatggtatggacctaacagaggcaggagatattaagaggtggcaagaatacatagaagaactatcccaaaaagatcttaatgacttggataacatgatggtgtgattactcacctagagccagacatcctgtagtgtgaagtcaaatggtccttagaaagcatcactacgaacaatggtagtggaggtgatggaaatccagctgagctatttcaaatcctaaaatatgatgctgttaaagtgctagactcaatatgccagcaaatttggaaaactcagcagtggccacaggactggaaaaggtcagttttcattccagtctcaaggaaaggcaatgccaaagaatgctcaaactactgcacagttgcactcatttcacaagctagcaaagtaatgctcaaaattctccaagttaggcttcaacagtacgtgaaccaagaactctcagatgttcaagctggatttagaaaaggcaaaggaaccagagataaatttgccaacatctgttggatcatagaaaaagcaagagaatcccagaaaaacatctacttctgcttcattgactaggctaaagcctttgactgggtgggtctcaacaaactggaaaatttttaaagagatgaaaataccagatcacctgacatgtctcctgcgaaacctgtatgcaggtcaagaagcaagttagaaccagatatggaacaacagactggttccaaattaggaaaggagtacgtcaaggatatatattgtcaccctgcttatttaacttaaatgcagagtacatcatgcaaaatgccaggctggatgaagcagaaactggaatcaagattgccaggagaaatatcagcaacctcaggtatgcagatgacaccacccttaaggcagaaagcgaagaggaccTAAggggtctcttgatgaaggtgaaagaggagagtgaaaaacctggcttaaaactacTGCATTCTAGATGCTTGCAgtaacccaacattcaaaaaactaagaatgtggcatctggtcccatcactttatggcaaatatatggggaaacaatggaaatagtgacagactttatcttcttgggtttcaaaatcactgcagattgtgactgcagccatgaaattaaagatgcttgctccttggaagcaaagctatgacaaacctagacagcatattaaaaagcagagacattactttgccaacaaaagtctgtctagttaaagctatggtttttccaatagtcatgtatggctgatggaccataaagaaggctgagtgctgaagaattgatgcttttgaactgtggtgttagagaagactcttgagagtccctttgcagaaagagcaaaccagtcagtcctaaaggaaattggtactgaatattcattggaaggactcatgctgaagctgaagcttcaatactttaaccacctgataggaagagtggactaattagaaaagaccctgatgctgggaaagattgaaggcaggaggagaaggggataacagaggacaagatggttggttggcctcactgactcaatggacatgagtttgagcaagctctgggagatggcaaaggacagggaagcctggcatgctgcagtccatggggttgcaaagagtcagacaccactaagcaaatgaacaacaacaacaaagctgtgTACCAAGAGATTTAGGGTTGAGAAGCAGCAAGATATGTTTGGTAAAACATTGACATTTCTTAATACCTAGAGCTCAGTATATGGGTAAAAAACCTAGTACAATGTCTGAAGATGTAGGCTCTCGCATTAGACTAggatcaaatcccagctccaccttGTGCATGTTACATAATTTTCCTAGACTTCTGTTTCCTTGCTGAAAATTGGGGTCACAATAGATTACCCTGTTAGAGTTGTTATGAGAATTAGGTGTGATAACACATgaattgtgtttaaaaaaaatctgtatagtaTTACTCAATgtaataatcattattatttgtaATTATAATTTAGCCTACAAAAATAATGTCCTCAGGTAGGATGATCCTCTATCACAGTTAAAGCTGTTCTTTCCACTTTTGATCCTCTTACTTTACTGAAGGGGGTGTAATAAAGTCATTTTGAAATCACTAAAGGTAGCTGTTCTCCTTTTCTCATCTTCCAGTTGAAGAGATGGCATTTGGAAACACTCTGGCATTTGGAATCACACTGATGTGTCCAAGTATCAAATAACTTGAAGTTATTGAGGACAGCATTGTTCAGGAGGAAAGGGCAGCCAGACTCAAGAAATGACAAGGAAAAGAGAACGTGGACCCTTGGCTCCTGTCCTAAAATTACTTTCTGGGGTGGATGTGTATTCCATGAAGTGTCAGGCCTCCATTCGAATAAGGAAGAGGTGATTTAAAGGAGTACTGTGCCAGGGTTCATGGCATGGACCACTCACTCGGGCATGGTAGTAAAGTAGGGAgacaagtgggcttccctggtggttcagtggtaaagcatctgcctgcaatgtaggaaatgttggtttgagccctgggtcaggaagatcccctggagaaggaaatggctacccattctagtattcttgcctgggaaattccatggacagaggagcctggcaggctacagtccatgggattgcaaagagctggacacaactgagcaggcacCCAGGGCAGGGTCCCAAATTCCTAGAACTTTGAGAGCTTGCCAGGACACctaaattattttagaatcacCAGTTGTGGCTGTTTCCTGTGCCACAAGAAGAAATCCTTACTAAATAATATTTCTGTGCTTATTCTAcggcttctttttaaaaattttatttatttatttttactattttttaattgaagtacagccAATTCAGTGTGTTGGTTTGgggcatatagcaaagtgattcagtgatatatacatatattcagattcttttctattatagcttattataagaaattgaatatggttccctgtactatacagtacatccagtaaggaatccatctgcagtgcaggagacgtgggttcagttcctgcgttgggaagatcccctggaagaggaaatggcaacccactccagtattcttgtctggaaaattccatggcagagggccctggcaggcttcagtccacagggtcacaaagggtcagacatgattgagcatgcactgGAGTATTATATAGTAGGtcttgttgcttattttatatataatagtgtgtatatgttaattccccTAAGAAGGCTTCCTGAGGAGGGAAACAGAGTTAGCATTCAGTCCTATATATCTCAATTGTGCAGATATTTGGATTTATCCTTTGACTTTCATCCTAATACACTTTTCTCAATATTCCAGGACCAAGACTTTTCTGTGTCCCTTGACTTGGTTTTCACTTGCTCAGGTCTGATATACAGAAATACTCTATTTGAACACTGGATGTTATCTGTGAGTTCCAGCTTTGGTCTGATGTGCTAGAATTGGACCTTTGGGTCACTTGTAGGACTTGTCATAGTGGCTGAGTCTATTTTTCTGTCCCTGGCCATTCCTTTACTGCCTTCTTCCCAATAAAGTCATAACCCATCTAAGGCGGACTTTGAGTCCTTACTTTTCAGCTGTTCAGTCATGAAAACATCCCAGGTCCTTTCCCAGTACCCAAATGTATGTTACCTGTATATCTGCTTCAGAAGACAGTCTGTTCCCCAGTGTGGCTGCAGGGCTTATGTTTGATTCACCTGCTAAGACTGAAAATaatctggagaaaatatttgctttacatCTGGCTTTATGACTGACGTTATACAATTCTACTGATAATGTTTTCTTGTATTCTTCattgttaaaatgaaataatatagagAAATTCTCTCAGATTGTCTGAGACACCATCATCCTGCCACCTCTTCATTTGTACCTGTTTTTCTAAATGGTTAGCCTCAACCATTTATAGAATACATCAGTCTAATTGATCCCCAGCTGTGCTTAGGTAGTCGGAGTTTGACTCCCAAGCATCACTTGCCCAGAGGATGGCTGAAGTAGAGGCAGTTATTCCCTGTGGTGAGAACTTGAGGTAAGACTTTGTAGTCAGTGGTGTCAATGGGACTCTCTTAAATGTGGCCTTTGGAATTTCTAAGTTGAAGCAATGACCAGAACTACAAAATGTGAACTCTTGCTAAGGAGTTTCATAGgaaaagagaaggcagaggatgTTTAACTATTTTCcttataaaaactatttttcagttgacactatgcatatgtgtatgtgggcctcccatgtggcactagtggtaaagaaccagactgccaatgaaggagacgtaacagacatggttcaattcctgggtcaggaagatcccctacaggagggcatggaaatcactccagtattcttgcct carries:
- the LOC110146159 gene encoding olfactory receptor 8S1-like, encoding MALGNHSTIMEFILLGLSSDPHVQALLFVLFLLVYLLTLTGNMTMMLVIRADSHLHTPMYYFLSHLSFLDLCFSSVTVPKMLENLLSKRKTISVESCLAQVFFVFITAGTEAYLLSVMAYDRYVAICQPLLYDQVMSKQRYVLLVWGSWSLGILNTLINVPLATKMDFCDTHIIPHYSCELPSLFLLSCSDVSTNLIVMFCSLIPHGLVTSLSIFFSYACIVSTILSITSTSGRSKAFSTCSSHLTTVILFYGSGFLRYFTPTSGSSLELVFSVLYSVVIPMLNPLIYSLRNKEVKAALQRTLGKHLQCF